The sequence GGACCCATGTCCAGCGGGTTGCCGGCGGTGGCGAAGGGGTTGTTCGAGATGAGGCCGTCGATCATCAGGCCCCACACGAACAGCAGGCCGTAACCGATGAACAGCAGCCAGCCGAACGTCCGGGCGCGGCCCGAACCGAACGCCAGCAGCAGGCCGATGACGCCGGTGCCGATGCGGACGAGGCTCATGAGCGGGTTGGCGGAGAACCGCCAGAAGCCCGCGTCGTGGTGGCCGGCGAAGTTGCCGAAGCCCGTCCTGGTCAATCCGATGATGCCGACGACGAGGAACGCGATCCCGGCCAGTCCGGCCAGCACCTGCGCCGGCTGCAGGCCGCGAACCCGGATGCGTGCGCCTTTCGCGTGAGTCATGACTCCAGTCCTTCCCAGCGGGTGGTGACGACCGTCACCGCCCTCAGGTACCCCGCGAACACGGTGAGCGAAACGACGGTGCTTGCCCGCGGGCCACCTGCGCGTTCCCGGTTTCGGCCCCTGGCGAGAGCTATCCCACAAATTCACCCCAATCAGCGAACAGCGCGCCGCGCTCCCGGCAATCCGGAGCATGCGCAAGCTGAGCGGGATCTTCCTGGTGGGACTGTGCCTGGGGGCGGTCGGCGCGGTGGTGGTCACCGCGCGTCACGGCGTCCCCGCGGCACCCGCGCCCCTCGCGGTGGCGGAATCGCTGACAACGATGTCGGAAACGCCGGTGAGCACGCCGACGACCCCCACTCCGACGCCAACGCCGTCGCCGAGCAAGAGCGCCACGCCCAAGAGCGCGCCGAAGGTGGACGCCGCCGAGCTGGACCGGCTGATGCCGAGCGGGACCGCCAGCGCCGTGGTGTTCGACCGGCAGAGCGGAGCCACGACCGTCTCCGTGCGGGCGGACCGCGGGTACACGTCGGCTTCGCTGGTGAAGCTGCTGATCGCGCTCACCGTGCTCGAGCGGGGTGGGCCGACGGCATCCGTGCAGAAGATGTTGTCCCGCAGCGACGACGAGCTCGCGAGCCAGTTCTGGTCGGCCTACGGCGGGCCGGCGATCGTCACGCGCTGGGCCACGAAGCTCGGGCTCACCGGGACGCGGGCGCCGCAGGATCCCGGGCGCTGGGGCGACACGCGGATCACGGCGCGGGACGTCGTGCGGATCCA is a genomic window of Amycolatopsis lexingtonensis containing:
- a CDS encoding DUF4383 domain-containing protein, whose protein sequence is MTHAKGARIRVRGLQPAQVLAGLAGIAFLVVGIIGLTRTGFGNFAGHHDAGFWRFSANPLMSLVRIGTGVIGLLLAFGSGRARTFGWLLFIGYGLLFVWGLMIDGLISNNPFATAGNPLDMGPADTWLHLGVAALGLLIAVLPARRTILLPEDETVGEPAVAEQHTEVIDRDRVERTDDATPRRRSFLRRHHDERGPEAAREERPPGLAH
- a CDS encoding serine hydrolase; this translates as MRKLSGIFLVGLCLGAVGAVVVTARHGVPAAPAPLAVAESLTTMSETPVSTPTTPTPTPTPSPSKSATPKSAPKVDAAELDRLMPSGTASAVVFDRQSGATTVSVRADRGYTSASLVKLLIALTVLERGGPTASVQKMLSRSDDELASQFWSAYGGPAIVTRWATKLGLTGTRAPQDPGRWGDTRITARDVVRIHQYVLEHAPGAIMAALRGATERGSDGFRQYFGIPDAADGRPWAVKQGWSCCGPTRMLHTSGVVGDGDRYIVVVLSEHPASVDYATGSKRVTAIVSALLG